The following are encoded in a window of Lactobacillus intestinalis genomic DNA:
- the helD gene encoding RNA polymerase recycling motor HelD, which yields MTKEISEKQREQQHLDHVLDLINDKEKELKSSIKSAEGEARDINSHFFDDVKLDYDGYSTSMETALSIHQQQQLLSEREHAWQHSAKQLDTIERLKKKPYFARVDFKESNEKKAETIYIGLGSFADRDDHFLIYDWRAPISSIYYDGKLGEVSYNSPEGEITVDMTKKRQFMIKDGKIESMFDTNESIGDQMLLEVLSEKSSTQMKSIVTTIQQEQNKIIRNTSADLLFVQGAAGSGKTSAILQRIAYLLYRYRGNLTSSDVIMFSPNQLFNDYIKNVLPEMGEQNMVQMTYWQFVSRRLPGMEVESLFKQFEDQNSDTNISAFKDSVNFFNLVTRYAKHLNKRGMIFKNIYFRDKKKPYFDKEKIKEIYYSFNENYKLANRIDATREELIKMLNRKIAPEVKKNWVMQTIEGLSRDELNELYDRPDQEFNSEKEEEKFLGRKIVVKALKPVSNKINHNQFINMRAQYLSFLRAVPKMTDLSKWNISEEDWQKHIEEVKENFKKHHIYMNDVSAYLYLYDLITGRRTDYEMRYAFIDEIQDYTPFQLAYLKYNFPRAKFTMLGDLNQAIFTKDESRSLLKQISGLFDPKKTDVVQLTKSYRSTKEITDFTKQILRQGEKIEAFNRRGPKPALWGRSNEQEAIEALVKILDKNNKSQRTTAVITKDLASAKQVAEQLKQKGEKATLIATANQRLVPGTLVVPSYLAKGLEFDAVVMWDASKENYHKLDETQLVYTITSRAMYELDIIYIGEKSPLLDVDSDTYVEK from the coding sequence ATGACTAAAGAAATTAGTGAAAAACAACGTGAACAACAGCATCTTGATCACGTTTTGGACTTAATTAATGATAAAGAAAAGGAATTAAAGAGCTCTATTAAGTCTGCAGAAGGTGAAGCTCGAGATATTAATTCACATTTTTTTGATGATGTAAAACTTGATTATGATGGATATTCGACCTCCATGGAAACTGCGCTTTCCATTCATCAACAACAGCAGCTTTTAAGCGAACGTGAACATGCTTGGCAACATTCGGCTAAACAACTTGATACTATTGAACGCTTAAAAAAGAAGCCTTATTTTGCGCGGGTTGATTTTAAGGAAAGTAACGAGAAAAAAGCAGAAACTATCTATATTGGGCTAGGATCTTTTGCGGATCGCGATGACCATTTTTTGATTTATGATTGGCGTGCGCCTATTTCGTCCATTTATTATGATGGCAAATTGGGTGAAGTGTCTTATAACTCACCTGAAGGTGAAATTACCGTCGATATGACTAAAAAACGCCAATTTATGATTAAGGATGGCAAAATTGAAAGCATGTTTGATACTAATGAATCAATTGGCGATCAAATGCTTTTAGAGGTTTTATCGGAAAAGTCTAGCACCCAAATGAAGTCGATTGTAACGACGATCCAACAAGAACAAAATAAGATTATTCGTAATACAAGTGCGGATTTATTATTTGTTCAAGGGGCAGCTGGTTCAGGTAAAACTAGTGCCATTTTGCAACGAATTGCTTATTTGCTTTATCGTTATCGTGGGAATTTGACCTCTAGTGACGTGATTATGTTTAGTCCTAATCAGCTGTTCAATGACTATATAAAGAATGTTCTTCCTGAAATGGGTGAACAAAATATGGTGCAAATGACTTATTGGCAGTTTGTTTCACGACGTTTGCCTGGAATGGAAGTCGAAAGTCTATTTAAACAGTTTGAAGATCAGAATTCTGACACTAATATTAGTGCATTTAAAGACTCTGTCAACTTTTTTAACTTAGTAACGCGTTATGCTAAGCATCTTAATAAACGTGGAATGATCTTTAAGAATATTTATTTCCGTGATAAGAAAAAGCCATATTTTGATAAAGAAAAGATCAAAGAAATCTACTATTCTTTCAATGAAAACTACAAATTAGCCAATAGAATTGATGCAACGCGTGAAGAATTAATTAAGATGCTCAATCGTAAAATTGCTCCTGAAGTTAAGAAGAATTGGGTAATGCAGACAATTGAAGGTTTAAGTCGAGATGAATTAAATGAATTGTATGATCGTCCCGATCAAGAATTCAATTCCGAAAAAGAAGAAGAAAAGTTCTTAGGCCGAAAGATTGTTGTTAAGGCCCTCAAGCCTGTTTCAAATAAAATTAATCATAATCAATTTATTAACATGCGCGCTCAATACTTAAGCTTTTTGCGTGCAGTTCCAAAGATGACAGACCTTTCTAAGTGGAATATTTCTGAAGAAGATTGGCAAAAGCATATTGAAGAAGTTAAGGAAAACTTCAAGAAACATCATATTTATATGAATGATGTTTCTGCTTATCTTTACTTGTATGACTTGATTACTGGTCGTAGAACTGATTATGAAATGCGCTATGCTTTCATTGATGAAATTCAAGACTACACCCCATTTCAACTTGCTTATTTAAAGTATAATTTCCCACGTGCTAAATTCACGATGCTGGGTGATTTGAATCAGGCGATCTTTACTAAAGATGAAAGTCGTAGTTTGTTAAAGCAAATTTCTGGTTTATTTGATCCTAAGAAAACTGATGTGGTTCAGCTTACTAAGTCATATCGGTCAACTAAGGAGATTACCGATTTTACTAAACAGATTTTACGACAAGGTGAAAAGATTGAAGCCTTTAATCGTCGTGGCCCCAAGCCTGCATTATGGGGAAGAAGCAATGAACAAGAAGCAATTGAAGCTTTAGTTAAGATTTTAGACAAAAATAATAAAAGTCAACGCACCACAGCTGTAATTACGAAAGATTTAGCCAGTGCTAAGCAAGTGGCTGAACAGCTCAAGCAAAAAGGTGAAAAGGCTACTTTGATTGCTACTGCTAATCAGCGACTCGTCCCAGGAACCTTAGTGGTGCCATCCTACTTGGCTAAAGGACTAGAATTTGATGCGGTTGTAATGTGGGATGCATCAAAAGAAAATTATCATAAACTTGATGAAACCCAGCTAGTTTATACCATTACCTCCCGTGCGATGTATGAACTTGACATTATTTATATTGGAGAAAAAAGCCCTCTTTTAGATGTTGATTCTGACACTTATGTTGAAAAATAA
- a CDS encoding matrixin family metalloprotease, whose protein sequence is MRSFFRFIKNLLLLTLLAFGVWSYQNNPDIHTATNDSVAVLKQKIGQFITTGNLQLPQTSDTHTQNPNKTQSSSRETVTKTSNRRWPSATAKVYLNIQNNPVLRSASIDAMNAWNRTGAFNFVQTDNKSDAQIIIGVVDDSDTSAAGETSTTYNPVTGHLLRAKVNLNRYYLQNRWYGYSQNRIINTAEHELGHAIGLDHNNGVSVMYPKGSVYTIQPGDIKAVQKLYKEK, encoded by the coding sequence ATGAGAAGCTTTTTTCGTTTTATAAAAAATTTACTGCTTCTAACACTCCTTGCCTTTGGGGTTTGGAGTTATCAAAATAATCCTGATATACACACAGCAACTAATGACTCAGTCGCTGTTTTAAAACAAAAAATTGGTCAATTTATTACTACTGGGAATCTTCAGCTTCCGCAAACTAGCGACACTCACACACAAAATCCAAATAAAACTCAATCCAGTAGCCGTGAAACAGTTACTAAAACATCTAACCGCCGCTGGCCTAGCGCGACTGCGAAAGTTTATTTAAATATTCAAAATAATCCAGTTTTGCGGTCGGCATCCATCGATGCCATGAATGCCTGGAATAGAACGGGGGCCTTTAATTTTGTGCAAACTGATAATAAAAGCGACGCTCAAATTATTATTGGCGTAGTTGATGACAGCGATACCAGTGCTGCTGGTGAAACTTCCACCACTTATAATCCTGTAACTGGCCACTTATTAAGAGCAAAAGTTAACCTTAACCGTTACTATTTACAAAATAGATGGTATGGTTACAGCCAAAATCGAATTATCAATACCGCCGAACATGAATTAGGACATGCTATCGGTCTTGACCATAATAACGGTGTGTCAGTCATGTATCCGAAGGGCTCTGTATACACCATTCAACCAGGTGATATTAAGGCAGTGCAAAAATTATATAAAGAAAAATAA
- a CDS encoding histidine phosphatase family protein codes for MKRIYIVRHGQTFINRYNKMQGWCDTPLTTLGVQGADEAGEHLKDIPFDIALSSDLKRASDTCEIIMKHNVNKDELQHIASPFFREQFYGYFEGMDSEMAWRMIGGPHGYDDRHELLRKERIDTIKDWIKEADPYHEAENAQEYWERVNQGFRMISELDGAENILLVTHGFTIRSIVDHYGNGIDISNGPQNASITIMDMNDKGEMKITAYNKMTL; via the coding sequence ATGAAGAGAATTTACATCGTTCGTCACGGTCAAACATTTATCAACCGTTACAATAAAATGCAAGGTTGGTGTGATACGCCGCTCACTACTTTAGGAGTTCAAGGAGCTGATGAAGCAGGTGAACATTTAAAAGACATCCCCTTTGACATTGCTTTATCAAGCGATTTAAAGCGCGCGAGTGATACCTGCGAAATCATCATGAAGCATAATGTAAATAAAGATGAGCTTCAACACATCGCTAGTCCATTCTTCCGTGAACAATTTTATGGTTATTTCGAAGGGATGGATTCTGAAATGGCCTGGAGAATGATTGGAGGCCCTCATGGATACGACGATCGTCATGAATTATTGCGCAAGGAGCGAATTGACACCATTAAAGATTGGATCAAAGAAGCCGACCCATATCATGAAGCTGAAAATGCTCAAGAATATTGGGAACGTGTAAACCAAGGCTTTAGGATGATTAGCGAACTTGATGGTGCTGAAAACATTTTGCTTGTTACTCACGGCTTCACCATTCGCAGTATTGTCGATCATTATGGCAACGGCATCGATATCAGCAATGGCCCACAAAATGCCTCAATTACTATCATGGATATGAACGACAAGGGTGAAATGAAGATTACCGCTTATAATAAAATGACCCTTTAA
- a CDS encoding FtsX-like permease family protein codes for MLWKLSLTGIKSRFKDYLILFSGLTFASAIFYMFMSIATNSTFLKGALVIAFKTTQFVFGFGIALLAIITFVYIVYANSFLLSMRQKDYGMYMMLGARTGKIGTLIFLETLIVGFLATILGVLIGVGLTQVVSQLLINQLGLQIHKFVGFYLPAFIWTIIFFAALFLLAALWNRHKLVKSNVINLLHEDQKPVKLRYNKVWKFIEAVLGIGLLGIGYWAMTKYQVLLTNSITIGFFTITIGSYFVFDSLFTTIINILRNNTKFEYKKLHSFTLGQLKFRLTDYTRILSVVSLLFALALGAITVGLNFNNMADQALESSYYDVVLYKKTPQVEHDLKKISVKSTKTFNYKLIEDKKAKNPQTIYVSKDEIAKKNLKYQNFYVNKKGQQAYSTKTINVKELQKGSSARTEMMKYQLTQLTPYPGAGVKIVSQKQYDQLRSENKSVELLMVNNFRQNFANIEKLQKAAVTGSLNDDNPVLNSTKAMNYRFVSSMASGFEFMGFFLGLAFLAMLASTLMFKVLSGANSDKPRYKMLWKIGTRQSLLKASIAKEIGVLFALPAVLGIIDVLFGLQFFKSLLKNPYDKIWIPFTIFLVLYLIYYLITVKLYEGIVLKDNK; via the coding sequence ATGCTTTGGAAATTATCATTAACTGGAATTAAGAGTCGCTTCAAAGACTACTTGATTCTGTTTTCAGGATTGACCTTTGCAAGTGCAATCTTTTACATGTTTATGTCGATTGCCACCAATTCAACTTTTTTGAAAGGTGCTTTGGTAATTGCTTTTAAAACTACTCAATTTGTCTTTGGCTTTGGAATTGCCCTTCTAGCGATTATTACTTTTGTCTACATTGTATATGCCAATAGTTTTTTACTCAGTATGAGGCAAAAAGATTATGGAATGTACATGATGCTTGGAGCAAGAACTGGTAAAATAGGGACTTTAATCTTTTTAGAAACCCTGATTGTTGGATTTTTAGCTACTATTTTGGGTGTTCTAATTGGAGTAGGTTTAACTCAAGTAGTTTCACAACTATTGATTAATCAATTGGGTTTACAAATCCATAAATTCGTTGGTTTTTACTTGCCGGCCTTTATTTGGACGATTATTTTCTTTGCTGCATTATTCCTGTTAGCGGCTCTTTGGAATCGTCACAAATTAGTTAAATCAAATGTAATTAACTTACTTCATGAAGACCAAAAGCCAGTGAAGCTTCGCTATAATAAAGTTTGGAAATTTATTGAAGCTGTTTTGGGTATTGGACTCTTAGGAATTGGTTACTGGGCTATGACCAAATATCAAGTCTTATTGACTAATTCAATTACAATTGGCTTCTTCACAATTACGATTGGGTCATACTTTGTCTTTGATTCTTTATTTACAACAATTATTAACATTCTTAGAAATAATACAAAATTTGAATACAAGAAGCTTCATTCATTTACTCTAGGCCAACTTAAGTTTAGATTAACTGACTATACTCGAATTTTATCAGTTGTTTCTCTTCTTTTTGCTTTAGCACTTGGGGCTATTACCGTAGGACTAAACTTCAATAATATGGCCGATCAAGCCTTAGAATCTTCATACTATGACGTAGTTTTATATAAAAAGACCCCGCAAGTTGAACATGATTTAAAAAAGATTTCAGTAAAATCAACCAAAACCTTCAATTATAAGCTTATAGAAGATAAGAAAGCTAAGAATCCGCAAACTATTTATGTTTCAAAAGATGAAATTGCAAAGAAGAACTTAAAATATCAGAATTTTTATGTAAATAAAAAAGGTCAACAAGCTTATTCAACAAAGACTATTAATGTTAAAGAGTTACAAAAAGGATCTTCAGCTCGAACTGAAATGATGAAATACCAATTAACTCAATTGACACCTTATCCAGGTGCTGGAGTTAAAATTGTTTCTCAAAAACAATATGATCAGTTGAGAAGCGAAAATAAGAGTGTTGAACTATTGATGGTGAATAACTTTAGACAGAACTTTGCTAATATTGAAAAATTACAAAAGGCAGCTGTCACTGGTTCACTTAATGATGATAATCCAGTATTAAATTCAACTAAGGCGATGAATTACCGCTTTGTATCTAGCATGGCCTCTGGATTTGAATTTATGGGCTTTTTCTTAGGACTTGCATTCTTGGCAATGCTTGCTTCAACTTTAATGTTTAAAGTTTTGTCTGGAGCAAACAGCGACAAGCCAAGATACAAGATGCTTTGGAAGATTGGAACTCGTCAATCACTTTTAAAAGCTTCAATCGCCAAAGAAATCGGTGTATTGTTTGCTTTGCCAGCAGTACTTGGAATTATCGATGTTTTGTTTGGACTTCAGTTCTTTAAATCACTGCTTAAAAATCCGTATGATAAAATTTGGATTCCATTTACTATTTTCTTAGTTCTTTACTTAATTTACTATTTGATCACAGTAAAACTGTATGAAGGAATCGTCCTAAAAGATAATAAATAA
- a CDS encoding ABC transporter ATP-binding protein, translating to MNAILKVNQLTKTYGKKGEKQYQALKGINFELNRGEFVGIMGASGSGKTTLLNILSTLDKPTSGNVVINGKDITTLKKNQMADFRGKEIGFIFQDFNLLDNLTNRENIALPLSLQNVKAREINNQVESIASRLNIAQILDKYPAEVSGGQKQRVASARALVHNPSILFGDEPTGALDSKSATELLNTMDDLNKNDQVSILMVTHDPYSASYAQRILFIKDGKIGKELKKDDKSREEFYQEIIAELGRR from the coding sequence ATGAACGCAATACTTAAAGTAAATCAACTTACTAAAACTTATGGTAAAAAAGGCGAAAAACAATACCAGGCTTTGAAAGGCATCAACTTCGAATTGAATCGTGGTGAGTTTGTGGGAATCATGGGGGCTTCCGGTTCTGGTAAAACTACCTTACTAAATATTTTATCCACTCTTGATAAGCCAACTTCAGGTAATGTTGTAATTAATGGAAAGGACATTACAACGCTAAAGAAGAATCAAATGGCTGATTTTCGTGGTAAAGAAATTGGATTTATCTTCCAAGATTTCAATTTGCTTGATAATTTAACTAATCGTGAAAATATCGCACTGCCACTATCTCTTCAAAATGTTAAAGCGCGGGAAATTAACAACCAAGTTGAATCAATTGCTTCAAGACTTAACATTGCCCAAATCTTAGATAAATATCCTGCTGAAGTTTCCGGTGGTCAAAAGCAACGTGTTGCCTCAGCCAGGGCTTTAGTGCATAATCCATCTATTCTATTTGGGGATGAGCCAACTGGAGCACTTGATTCTAAGTCTGCTACTGAACTCTTGAATACCATGGATGATTTGAATAAAAATGATCAAGTTTCAATTTTAATGGTAACTCACGATCCTTATTCTGCTTCATACGCTCAAAGAATTTTATTCATTAAAGACGGAAAAATCGGTAAAGAACTAAAGAAGGACGACAAGAGTCGAGAAGAATTTTATCAAGAAATTATTGCTGAATTAGGTAGACGTTAA
- a CDS encoding TcaA 3rd/4th domain-containing protein: protein MSNKKILKNKKTFWSKKHKILIITTLSIIILFGIFYAWGSYYYARNRQIDRIIDGISDPKKDLSSYVMPTNPDIDVNESKLKPLQNYFAENKNALNKLTSNLREGKGSNEISLVESGTHFLFFPKYQLRVQVYRPQVETNHPNSYLVVDGNNMGTLEGGGQNYYQDLGLVFPGRYHIIVNTKVAGRKLQANSVVNIWSSKNINMNIRTATFQVRSVPNGEIYINDHKVAKLSKTGQYMFKNYPIAKNMELYVKTEYKGKTIKSEKVTDFPQAISQEFANSEDGISDYDNVSQYVGNQNKDVYQDAEGDYIVNPIWPGLISDKTAAQILANNFLKADPKQFTKGKENKSYKELHKEIKKTVKKVDAKKMVDKVKIKSILPIGKDRSLVKFEAYYSFKKDKKKHRIESKFTTAIFKNINNQQTIEKLEKRPE, encoded by the coding sequence ATGAGTAACAAAAAAATTCTAAAAAACAAGAAGACCTTTTGGTCTAAAAAACATAAGATTTTGATTATTACTACACTCTCTATCATTATTCTTTTTGGTATCTTTTATGCCTGGGGAAGTTATTATTATGCTCGAAATCGCCAAATAGATAGGATCATTGACGGGATTTCTGATCCAAAAAAGGATTTATCAAGCTATGTCATGCCTACTAATCCTGATATTGATGTAAATGAGAGTAAATTGAAGCCACTCCAAAATTATTTTGCCGAAAATAAGAATGCCCTCAATAAATTAACCAGTAATTTACGAGAAGGAAAAGGTAGTAATGAAATTAGTTTAGTTGAATCCGGCACTCATTTTCTATTCTTCCCTAAGTACCAACTTCGGGTTCAAGTTTATCGTCCTCAAGTTGAAACCAATCATCCCAATTCTTATTTAGTAGTAGATGGGAATAATATGGGTACTCTGGAAGGTGGAGGTCAAAATTATTACCAAGATTTAGGCTTAGTATTTCCCGGGCGATACCATATTATTGTAAATACAAAAGTTGCTGGGCGTAAGTTACAGGCAAATTCAGTAGTTAATATTTGGTCTAGTAAGAATATTAATATGAATATTCGAACTGCGACTTTTCAGGTAAGAAGTGTTCCTAATGGAGAAATTTATATTAATGATCATAAAGTTGCAAAGTTAAGCAAGACAGGACAGTATATGTTTAAAAACTATCCAATTGCAAAAAATATGGAACTTTATGTTAAAACTGAATACAAGGGGAAGACTATAAAATCTGAAAAAGTAACGGATTTTCCCCAAGCAATTAGCCAAGAATTCGCTAATAGTGAAGATGGAATTAGTGATTATGATAATGTTTCTCAATATGTTGGTAATCAAAATAAGGATGTTTATCAAGATGCCGAAGGGGATTATATTGTTAATCCGATTTGGCCAGGATTAATTTCTGATAAAACAGCCGCTCAAATTTTAGCTAATAATTTTTTGAAGGCTGATCCTAAGCAATTTACTAAAGGGAAAGAAAATAAATCTTATAAAGAGCTTCATAAAGAAATAAAAAAGACTGTTAAAAAAGTTGATGCTAAAAAAATGGTAGATAAAGTTAAGATTAAGTCAATTTTGCCAATAGGGAAGGATCGCAGTTTAGTTAAGTTTGAGGCTTATTATAGCTTTAAGAAAGATAAGAAAAAGCATCGAATAGAGTCTAAATTCACGACGGCTATTTTTAAGAATATCAATAATCAGCAAACAATTGAGAAGTTAGAAAAAAGACCTGAATAG
- a CDS encoding DNA/RNA non-specific endonuclease has translation MKKKIIGLLSGVLVAVSLVGVRNSQFVAFAKDKIVTKYRYDRSDQNKAEKIEEKNRATEKQIAVLDKKIAKLQKQLKKYSGAHTVESVSAAKLASLNYSGKDVITVNNNEPSFSKSDLSTSQGAWQRYGELDNENRVTAANALLNQKLMPKAQREPLHVNPTGWHNKRVAGGWLYNRCHLIGYQLTGQNNNLKNLMTGTRQLNDPDMLRYEDQVANYLKESPHNYVRYRVTPIFRGQELLARGVEMEGQSTNSNSVHFNVYIFNVADGVKLNYADGTSQR, from the coding sequence ATGAAAAAGAAAATTATTGGTCTACTTTCTGGTGTGCTTGTTGCAGTTTCTTTGGTTGGAGTTAGAAATTCCCAATTTGTTGCTTTTGCTAAAGATAAAATTGTCACCAAGTATCGTTATGATCGCAGTGATCAAAATAAAGCCGAAAAAATTGAAGAGAAAAATAGAGCTACTGAAAAGCAAATTGCTGTTTTAGATAAAAAGATTGCTAAATTACAAAAGCAACTAAAGAAATATAGTGGCGCTCACACAGTTGAATCAGTTAGTGCAGCTAAGTTGGCTAGTTTGAACTATTCTGGTAAAGACGTTATTACTGTTAACAATAATGAACCGAGTTTTAGTAAATCAGATTTAAGTACAAGCCAAGGAGCATGGCAGCGTTATGGCGAACTGGATAATGAAAATCGCGTTACTGCAGCCAATGCTCTTCTTAATCAGAAGTTGATGCCTAAAGCTCAGCGAGAACCACTACACGTTAATCCAACTGGTTGGCATAATAAACGGGTAGCTGGCGGATGGCTTTATAATCGTTGCCATTTGATCGGATATCAATTAACTGGGCAAAATAATAACTTGAAGAATTTAATGACAGGTACACGTCAACTTAATGATCCTGATATGTTGCGTTATGAGGATCAAGTTGCAAATTATTTGAAAGAAAGTCCGCATAATTATGTGCGCTATCGCGTAACTCCAATTTTTAGAGGCCAAGAACTTTTGGCCCGTGGAGTAGAGATGGAAGGGCAATCTACCAATTCAAATAGCGTTCATTTCAATGTTTATATCTTTAATGTGGCTGATGGTGTAAAACTAAATTACGCTGATGGTACGAGCCAAAGGTAG
- a CDS encoding sunset domain-containing protein: MNWKKVGQVILWILFWYYLLPHYLLKKYVFKGKNGGVWSSILSVVIAFFFLVFAIGSQASDEDEADSHASPKVHYVVKKVGTTRLAEAKAKEKILNKEKSTKEAEYEKLEKELSRAQAAKEKQEAEQKAQQKAAAAKEKKAQAAARRAAKEAQKQAEEDSSTSDSHSETHHSNSHEGDLYTGESGKIIGNSRSHIYHVPGQAGYHMNSANAVYFDSEQDAINQGYRKAMR, encoded by the coding sequence ATGAACTGGAAAAAAGTGGGTCAAGTCATTTTATGGATCCTATTTTGGTATTATTTACTGCCACACTATCTATTGAAAAAGTACGTTTTTAAAGGCAAAAATGGTGGTGTATGGTCAAGTATCTTAAGTGTGGTCATCGCCTTTTTCTTTTTGGTTTTTGCGATTGGAAGTCAAGCTAGTGATGAGGATGAGGCGGATAGTCATGCTTCACCTAAAGTTCACTATGTAGTGAAAAAGGTTGGAACTACTCGTTTGGCTGAAGCCAAAGCTAAAGAAAAGATTTTAAATAAAGAAAAATCTACTAAAGAAGCTGAATACGAGAAGTTAGAAAAAGAACTAAGTCGTGCTCAAGCAGCTAAAGAAAAACAAGAAGCTGAACAAAAGGCGCAACAAAAAGCCGCTGCCGCTAAGGAAAAGAAAGCACAAGCCGCAGCTAGAAGAGCTGCAAAAGAAGCACAAAAGCAAGCAGAGGAAGATTCTTCAACTTCTGATTCTCACTCTGAAACTCACCACAGTAATTCTCATGAAGGAGATTTATATACGGGTGAATCAGGAAAGATCATTGGTAATAGTCGTTCTCACATATATCATGTTCCAGGGCAAGCAGGTTACCATATGAATTCCGCAAATGCTGTTTACTTTGATTCTGAGCAAGATGCAATTAATCAGGGATATCGAAAGGCAATGAGATAA
- a CDS encoding sunset domain-containing protein, translating into MKMKKFMQILAIGLAMLMGVETATEVANINPTTHTVQAARRRYRRRRRRRVLDRTKIYTSTRPVIIGNRRSHIYHVYRQHAYRMNRGNAVYFRSEAAARAAGYRKSYR; encoded by the coding sequence ATGAAAATGAAGAAATTCATGCAAATTTTAGCCATTGGGCTTGCAATGTTAATGGGAGTAGAAACAGCTACAGAAGTGGCTAATATCAATCCCACAACGCATACTGTTCAAGCTGCTCGCCGCCGTTATAGAAGGAGAAGAAGACGCCGAGTTTTAGATCGGACAAAAATTTATACTTCTACTAGACCAGTAATTATTGGAAATCGTCGTTCCCATATTTATCATGTTTATCGCCAACATGCTTATCGGATGAATCGGGGAAATGCAGTTTATTTTAGAAGTGAAGCCGCAGCCCGCGCAGCGGGCTATCGTAAGTCTTATAGATAA